The genomic stretch TATTGTTATTCTTTTGGAAACAATCAATTTAGtttgtctttaaattcaaatgttgttggaactggttacttaaatgcttatgacaacctttatttgctataaacaattgcatcctataatgaaaccttgcatgtggaatcACGTGGTACTAAATGCAAATTAAATAAGGAAAATTCAGCGTCATTATGGCATAAGCGCTTAGGTCATATCTCAAAAGGTAGAGTTGAGCGTCTTGTGGCTGATGGCATTTTAGAGTCTCTTGACTTCACAAAATTTGATGTTTGTGTCAATTGTATCAAGGGAAAACAGACCAAAACTAAAAGATTAGGTGCCAACAGATCTACAGATGTCTTCGAATTGATTCATACAAATATTTGTGGGTCATTCCCTGCAGCATCatggaatggtcaacaatatttcatatcattcatagacgattactcgcgttatgggtacctatatctcattcatgaaaagtcacagtctctggatgtgttcaaagcttataaagttgaagttgagaatcaactcaacaaaagGATTAAAAACGTCAGATCCGATCGTGGTGGTGAGTACTACGATAGATATGATGGCTCAGGCGAACAACGTCCAGGACCGTTTGCAAAATTCCTAGAGGAATGCGGTATTGTCCCACAGTACACCATGCCAGGATCACCTAGCATGAATGGTGTAGCTGAAAGACGCAAGAGGAATCTTAAGGATATGGTAAGGAGCATGATTGTTCATTCTACCTTACCTGAGTCTCTCTGGGGAGAAGCATTAAAGACAGCAGCTTACATTCTGAATAGAATACCAACTAAAGCAGTTGAaaaaacaccttatgagctttggacaggCCGAAAGCCTAGTTTAAAGCACTTTCACATTTGGGGATGTCCAGCTGAGGCAAGGCCTTATAGGCCACATGAAAAGAAATTGGACTCCAAAATAGTGAGCAACTACTTTATTGATTATTCTGATCGATCTAGGGgctataagttttatgatcccacacttaaaaatatttttgagatgggtaCTGCAACATTTTTCGAGGATGTTGAGTTTGGGGGAAGAAATAAGGTTAGAGATATTTCTTTTGAAGAGGAATTGGATTCAAACCCAATTTCTGCTATCACTTTTGACAATATTCAGGTTCCTACACCTATCATTGATCAGAAAGTGAATATGGAACCTCAACAAACCCCAAAATGAAAATGAGGTAATTGCTCCAGAAGAACAAACTCAATAACCTCAAGAACTGGTGCCATTAAGGAGGTCCGCGAGAGAAAGGATAAGTGTTATTTCAGATGATTATATTATATTTCTCcaagaacatgaggatgacaATGGATTGGTGAAAGATGACCCAATCAACTTTCATCGGGCCATAAAAAGTTCTAACTCTCAAAAGTGGATGGATGCCATGAATGGGGAGTACAAGTCCatgcaagacaataaagtttgggaacttgtcccattaccaaaaggtgcaaaaccaattggttgtaaatggatatttaaaaccaAGAGGGATGCAAATGGTAATGTAGAGAGGTATAAAACACGTCTTGTAGCAAAAGGCTATACTAAAAAAGAAGGCATCGATTTTACAGAGACTTTCTCTCTAGTTTCATCGAAAGACTCTTTTAGGACAATTATGGCACTTGTTGCTCATCTCGATCTTGAGTTACATCAGATGGATGATAAGACAACATTTCTCAATGGCGACATTGATGAGACAATTTAAATGGTGCAACTAGAAAACTTTGTGTCAGGAGACCCAAAGAACATGGTTTGCAAATTGACAAAATCTATCAATGGACTCAAGCAAGCTTCTCGCCAATGGTATCACAAGTTTCATCAAGTAATTATCTCATTCGGTTTTGAGATGAATGTTCAGTGGGAGTAAATATATATTCTTGGttctatatgtcgatgacatattgcTTGCCACTAATGATATAGGCTTATTGCATGAAACCAAGAGATTTATATCTAAgcattttgagatgaaagatcttggggaTGCTTCTTTTGTATTAGGAATTCAAATACATCGAGACCGTTCTCGGggtattcttggattatcacaaaaAGGCTATATCGATAAGGTGCTTAAAAGAtttggcatgcaagattgtagaccaGGTGATACCCCTGTTGCTAAAGGAGACAAATTCAATCTTAGTCAATACCCTAAAAGTAAccttgaaattcaagaaatgcaaaagattccGTATGCATCAgctgttgggagtctaatgtatgctcaagtatgtaCGCGTCTAGATATAGCGTATATTGTTGGCATGTTAGGTAGATATTTAAGCAATCTTGGTATGGACCATTGGATAGCAGCTAAGAGGGTTATGAGATATCTCCAGAGAACAAAACATTATATGCTCACATATAGGAAATCAGATCGTTTGGAGGTTGTAGGGTATTCTGATTCTGATTTCGCTGGGTGCCAAGACAGCAGAAAGTCTACATCAGGTTATATTTATCTGTTAGCTGGAGGAGCTATATCCTGAAAAAGTGTCAAATAAACACTTGTAGCTTCTTCCACAATGGCGGCAGAATTTGTAGCATGCTATGAGGCATCAAATCATGGAATATGACTACGTAACTTTGTCACTGGGCTGCGCATTTTGGAGAATGTAGAAAGACCACTCAAGTTATTTTGTGACAGTAATTCAGCAGTGTTGTATTCCAACAACAATAGGAGCTCATCAAAGTCAAAGCATATTGACATAAAGTTCCTAGTTGTGAAAGAGAGAGTACAGAGTGGACAGATATCCATAGAGCACATTGGGACAAACTCCATGATAGCGGATCCGCTCACAAAGGGATTGccacccaaggtctttcatgagcaTACTACTCGTATGGGTGTTGTATTGTTTGAGGATATCATGATTTAGTCagagtttgtattttatttgctttatATTTGCTTCAGACATTTATGTATTTAGTTATTTTCTTATCAGAATGAAGTATTCAGTTTTTTCACTCTGTTTTGTCATGTTTGATTCTGACCTCACTAAAGTTTAAGTAGGACCAATTGGAAATATGCATGTTTGGTTCACATGGCATGTAACTTCCATGCTACACATccatgattgatctatgtcatttgactgtatttgtatatgtgaccattgatgggtTTAGTCATGATTAATATGACAAAGACCGCTTTGATTCTATATGGATATGGCTGATGGACAAGATTGTTAAAGAATATCTTTATATGATAGCAAATTTTGAGCTCATAAAGTTATACATTTATAAGGAAACATATGTTgcccaagtgggagattgttggattaaaaatcctattatgggcacatatgtattaatgtatgatgctattataaagtttgatacaaaaataaagtgaccaattatgttataagTATCATAGGTATTAAAATGTCATGGAAATAATGTGTAGATACCATAAgttgtatttataatttgatgaggAGCCAAATTATAAATATccaaaattgatttaataatcagtTTATTATTTAAATAGGTAGTGGTCCCCAAGAAACGTATTCTTTCGTATTCTCTTCTTCCCCATCGCAGAGAAATACACAGAGAGAGAAACTGATTTTCTTGGAAGATCAATTGCCTTGATTCAATCTCCATCATTCTTCTTGCAATCTCCATCAATGGCTTCAGGTTAGTGCTTCCGCTATtatgttcatttttttttctttaatttagcaaaggttttatagaaacatgttttagggttTATCATTTATTCACTTTTAGTAACACGATTACGTTATGGGAATTTGGGTTAAATACTACTGTTGAATACTGTGTTACTGTAAGTATAATTTTATAATCCTAACATTTAAAGCAACTCATTTAgatttaactaaatcaataaaaaacaTATACAACAAATACATAAACTCTTAAGCTAGCTTTTCAGCAACCTTTATAACCCCTTCAACAACTAGCAAACAATATATTCAGCAACATGTATAATATTCAGAGCAACGCATAAGCAACGTGTACAAAATTCAGAGCAACATTTGAAACACCCAACAAAAAAACAGAGCAACAAAagtaataataaagaaaattaagCTACCAATTGAAATTAGCAAAGTATAAAATCATATTTACCACCTTTAGATCACTCCTCCTTAAATCCCAAGAATTTGGCAATCGCTTGTTCTCACATTTTCTTCCAATTGCTtgttttatgaatattattgCAGTAACCTAACCATTTAAAGCAACTCATTTATATTCAACCAAATCAATACAAAATACATACAACAAATACAACAACTCTTAAGCTAGCTTTTCAGCAACATTTATAACTCATTCAGCAACTAGCAAACAACATATTCAGCAACATGTACAATATTCAGAGCAATCCATAAGCAACGTGTACAAaattcagaggttaaaatcatatTATAAGTGAATAATCTTAGAACTTACCTGGAAATTGCAGAGATTTGAGTGATTGAGTTtgattttgaagtaaaaaatcaATAAGATTTCAACCTAAATGCATATTTTGCTAAGATTTTGTcggttttttaattttcaatgtgACTTAGGCTGATATAGTGATTTGGGTTTGACAGGAGAAGATTGATGGTTGCTTTTCGAAGATTTAAAGCTTCGACAACAACTAACACTGGAGCTGGTAGAGAAGAGAAGATTAGATTGTGTAGATAGGAGAAGTGAAGTTGTGTAGAAGGGAGTGTGAGGGAGAGTGGGAGAAGTGAGAGTGAAAATCTCAACTGTACACCgtgtattttaaataaaaactaaaaattatatactaaagaattaaatagttaatgaccgtattttttaaataaaagtttcCTATTTAcgtatatacaaaaatataccatttatatattttaaaaaaaataaaatttaagaaaATAGAAAAGAAGCCCTAAATCCCTCTCTCTCCTCTCACTCCGTCTCTCTCTAGGTCTCTCCCTCCCTCCTCCCGACCTATCGActctctccttttctctctcGGCAACGGCAAGCCTCGCCCCAGACGGCGCCGACAGCAGGGCAGCGGCAGATCCCTCGAACTCTCCCTCCGACCAGCTCCCGTTGCCGACTACCTCAGGTACTCATCTTCTTTCTCTGTACTCTTTTTTGGTTGATTCAACTTTTATCTTCAGTTCTTTGCTTGTTATTATTGAGTGGACATAATAAGAAGTTTTGATGCTGTTATTGTTGAGAAACTGTGATTTTTATGAGAACTTGTTTAGTGTTAGAATTTAAAACTTAGGCGTAATTACTTCTAACTGAAATAGccaatatattatataatacaTAAAATGACTGCATAGATCTTCTATTAGCTTCGGAGTGGCCTAAATCTCAGTTGATTCTTTTGTTATTTTCCCCTCTGCTCTATCGCCTATATGAATAGCCCtgttgtttctatttttttttcttcttgtaatATTTCTTACTTGTAGATTATGATTTACATATGAGTCTTGGTCAGAACTCAGAAGTAATTGTCTTGTATGGTTGATCTTCAGATTCTTGTAAGTGGTAGACTGTACAATTTTAACTTTGGAATATTACTTTCTTAACTGTGATTACAttcaatattattatttataatttattgtCATGAATaactcaagaagaaaacaaggACAAATTATAAAGTAAAATTTGACATATTAGAAGGGTTATTAGcttaattgtttttcttttttatgaATTAGCAACTTGGTCCTTGAATTGTCTATGTGgtgattaattttattaattaaaataagataattactTCTAAGTAGCTAGTCTTGCTCAAATGTGCATTATGATAATTGAGTTGAGCAAGCAAGAATGCTATCCCTTTTTTTTGTACGGTTAGTCTCATTGATGAGTTAAAACAGATCACTTTGTGCTGTGTatgttaatcatatatatttaGATAGAATGTGCATGGTATATTATTTTGCGAATAATTACATTTAGGCTAAAATCATTTTCTCCTCCCTTCATCgtttttttctctctcttcatTAGCAGTGTTCTCTCTTCGGCAACAGCCAGTGTTTTCTTCGGCAACAGAAGGAAGCTCCTTGTCGGTCTACGTCATTGATTTTGTCGTAGCTCACTGTAGGTAATTTCTTCAAAATTTATTTTCCCCCAATCGGCTATAGATTTTGAAATGCTTTCTACAGTGCTGTTTATTGTAACTTTTATTTGCTTGAGTACTTTGTTTTGTCTTTGCTTTTCAGTGAAAACATAATGTGAAAGATAAAATCAAGGAAATACTTTTTGTAATTGAAGCTTGAAGTTTGAATGAAAATGGGTCCAAATTGCAATATAAATTATATTTGGATTTTAGGGAAAAATATTCAGTCTGCAAATGAGTAATGTTTAGTCCACTATatataatacaacaaaataaccaaGCCAATATATACAACCTTTTTTAATACGTTATTTTACATTTagattttaatttctctttttcagGTCTCAGCTATGGCTTCAAACAAAGATCCGGACCCTTCGTTGGGATACCTTACCCGTAAAGACACAGAGGTGAAGCTTCCACGTCCCACTAGGGTTAAGAACAAAACCCCAGCTCCGGTACAAATCACTGCCGAGCAGATTCTCCGGGAAGCTAGGGAGCGTCAAGAGGCTGAGATTCGACCGCCCAAGCAGAAAATCACTGATTCGACTGAGCTCGCTGATTATCGTCTTCGCAAGAGGAAGGAGTACGAGGATTTAATTCGGCGAGTTCGATGGAATACCAGCGTCTGGATCAAGTACGCTCAGTGGGAGGAGTCTCAGAAGGACTTCGATCGTGCTCGGTCCGTCTGGGAGCGAGCTCTCGAGGTCGACTACCGGAACCACACGCTTTGGCTCAAGTATGCCGAGGTCGAGATGAAGAACAAGTTCATTAATCATGCCAGGAACGTTTGGGACAGAGCCGTGATGCTCTTGCCGAGGGTGGACCAGTTGTGGTATAAGTACATCCACATGGAggagatattgggtaatgtggCTGGGGCTAGGCAGATTTTCGAGAGGTGGATGGAATGGATGCCAGACCAACAGGGTTGGCTTTCCTACATCAAATTTGAGCTTCGCTACAACGAGGTCGAACGGGCTAGAGCCATTTTTGAGAGGTTTGTACGGTGTCACCCTAAAGTCAGTTCATGGATTCGCTTTGCCAAATTTGAAATGAAGAATGGTGAAGTTGGTAGGGCAAGGCAGGTGTATGAGAAAGCAGTGGAGATATTGGCAGACGATGAGGAAGCAGAACAGTTGTTTGTGGCCTTTGCTGAGTTCGAAGAAAGATGCAAAGAGGCAGAACGAGCTAGGTGTATTTACAAGTTCGCTCTTGATCATATACCCAAAGGGAGGGCTGAGGATTTGTATAGGAAATTTGTGTCCTTTGAGAAGCAACATGGAGATAGAGAAGGCATTGAAGATGCTATTGTGGGGAAAAGAAGGTTTCAGTATGAGGAAGAGGTGCGAAAGAATCCTCTTAATTATGATACATGGTTCGATTATATTAGACTGGAGGAGAGTGTGGGGAGTAAGGAAAGGATAAGAGAAGTTTATGAGCGAGCCATAGCCAATTGTCCTCCGGCTGAGGAGAAGCGGTACTGGCAGCGATACATCTATCTATGGTAAGTTTTCTATCTGAGATTTCTGTCGGTTTGTTTTGGAGGAAtagggttgtctttatttgtcTAATTGTTGTTTGTTTATTCACAATTTATAGGATTAATTATGCTTTATATGAGGAGCTTGATGCTGGAGATGTCGAACGAACACGAGATGTGTACAGGTAATCTGTAATTCTGCTATAATTATTCATAAATTATGATCTTAATGAACCTATTTTTGCTGTAGTTATTGGTAATTAATGATAGTTTCAATGAACTTGTTTAATCTTCATAGTCTTTAGGTTATTCAATATGTTTTTTTCTATTGAGTAGCAATGAGTCTCGTACGCTTGTAGAAGTATTCATGTTTTATTTCCATTAAAATTTCCAGGGAGTGTCTTAAGCTCATTCCTCATGAAAAGTTCTCATTTGCAAAGATCTGGCTTCTTGCTGCCCAGTTTGAAATTCGGCAGCTTAATCTCAAAGGTGCACGACTGATCCTAGGTAATGCAATTGGAAAGGCACCTAAAGATAAGgtaatgtttttatttattttttccttgCTAAGAAAGTGTATGCTATATTTTGTATTAGAATTTGCTGAATTCACtgcattaataatttttttatttatgtttgttgtTCTTAACATCAGATATTTAAGAAGTATATTGAGATTGAACTCCAGCTAGGAAATATAGATCGTGGCAGGAAATTGTATGAGAAATATTTAGAGTGGGCGCCTGAGAATTGTTATGCATGGAGCAAGTATGCTGAACTAGAAAAGTCTCTGTGTGAGACAGAACGAGCAAGAGGCATATTTGAACTTGCTATTGCTCAACCAGCACTAGACATGCCGGAAATACTTTGGAAGGTATTTGCATTGCATTATAGATATGTGACAATCTAAAATCAAAGCTTGTTCCCAAATCCTATtttcattgattttttttattgctTCAATCTTCTTGAATTACTGATACTAAGCATTAGTCAATAGCACTGATATTATATTGTTTGTCTGATTACAGGCTTACATAGACTTCGAAATTTCAGAGCATGAATTTGATAGAACCAGAGAACTTTATGAGAGACTATTAGACCGGACAAAGCACCTGAAGGTATGGATCAGTTATGCAGAATTTGAGGCGTCCGCTATTGAAGATAGCAATAcagatttggaggaggaggataTGGAAGATTATCTTCGTGAACAAAAGAAACAATGCCTTCAGCGTGCAAGAAGTAGGCATTCTTGAAAGTTTTTCTGTTTCATAGTTATAGTTGATATTTCtccaatgtttaatattttagTATTTCGAACCGAGGAATTAAATCTTACTGTTATTTGTGTACCAGGGGTTTTCGAGAAAGCTGTTAACTACTTTAGAACATCAGCACCTGAATTGAAGGAAGAAAGGGCTATGTTACTAGAGAAGTGGTTAAACATGGAGGCTGGCTTTGGTGAACTTGGTGATGTTAACAGTGTCCAGGCGAAGCTGCCAAAGAAACTCAAAAAGAGGAAGCAACTGATGACCGAGGATGGACCGGCTGGGTATGTGACCAATTTACCTTTTAAGTCATTCCTAGCTATTTTTATAGTTTGAATAGGCCTATTTAAGTCTGCAGTTCAGACAGGCGCACACATCATTTTTCTGGGTGTTTTCATAACATTGGGTCTTACTATCTTATTTTTACCCTTTCACATGTATATTAACAAAATTCTGAATTGCCAGGTACGAGGAGTACATAGATTACATATTCCCAGAGGAAACTCAGACCACAAATCTCAAGATTTTGGAAGCTGCCTACAAATGGAAGAAGCAAAAAGTTTCTACAGATGATGATTAACAtgattttttgtatatatatgacaaATCTAGTTTGTTGTAgaattgttttttttgttttgtttatgctCAATATCCAATGGATGATATCTCGTGATAAAAAGCTAAGTATCACCGAGTTGTATCTTACATTTCTTTGTAGCAAGAGAGATCGAGAAAAAGTCTGGTAATTAATTGTGGTGAGAATCTTAGTAGTTTTGTTCTTTTAGACTTTTGCAACATTTCTAGAATATCCTGTTAACTGCGTAACTTAACACATTACGATTAGAACAACTACACAGAGTTATGAACTGATTATAGTCTACGACATTGCTAACAAATCTTAGGATTTTCAGATAATAATGAGTTTAAGAAACTATTCTTATGTTTGACATTTGAATTTCCATTTTATAAAGGGATTAAACAATCTCATTCAGAACTTGGGATTGGGCCTTGTTGCTTCCTCACTCAACTTGAATCAGTCCTTGGCACTCTTTCCTATCTTGTTCACCTCCGTTTCATTCAAATGATGCACGGTGGTAAGCTTTTCTTCCTTGTTCTTGTATTATACCTAATTTTGTTCCTTGCTTTGAGATATTCATCTTATTTTTGCTTGTGCAtgagttttcttttatttattttctctgaTTGATCTCTTTCCGAGATTTGGGCTTTTGGGAATTGGCTGAAAGATGATTGGACATTGACTGttgatttgtttttttattttctcctttGAGTGATCAACAAAGCTGGGGAAAATTCCAACGAGAAAAGAAAAAAGAGCTAAATTAATCATGTATTTAACTGAGCGAGGGAGTAGAAATTGATTTTTAGTTGGTAGCTATTGAGAAAGGGTTCATCTTTGTAAACTGTAGTCTGTAATGCATATCGTATGTAATTTCATTATCAGTAGGCTTCTTTGTTGAGTTTTTACTTGTTTGTTAGGTTATTACCTCTGCCTatgttatatttaattatatactaACTCTTAACAGAGTTGCTGCTGTAATTTCTTGTTATGTTGCTGTGATCACCGTGATATTGTTATTTTCCATATACCAAACTGTTT from Humulus lupulus chromosome 5, drHumLupu1.1, whole genome shotgun sequence encodes the following:
- the LOC133778563 gene encoding uncharacterized protein LOC133778563; its protein translation is MASNKDPDPSLGYLTRKDTEVKLPRPTRVKNKTPAPVQITAEQILREARERQEAEIRPPKQKITDSTELADYRLRKRKEYEDLIRRVRWNTSVWIKYAQWEESQKDFDRARSVWERALEVDYRNHTLWLKYAEVEMKNKFINHARNVWDRAVMLLPRVDQLWYKYIHMEEILGNVAGARQIFERWMEWMPDQQGWLSYIKFELRYNEVERARAIFERFVRCHPKVSSWIRFAKFEMKNGEVGRARQVYEKAVEILADDEEAEQLFVAFAEFEERCKEAERARCIYKFALDHIPKGRAEDLYRKFVSFEKQHGDREGIEDAIVGKRRFQYEEEVRKNPLNYDTWFDYIRLEESVGSKERIREVYERAIANCPPAEEKRYWQRYIYLWINYALYEELDAGDVERTRDVYRECLKLIPHEKFSFAKIWLLAAQFEIRQLNLKGARLILGNAIGKAPKDKIFKKYIEIELQLGNIDRGRKLYEKYLEWAPENCYAWSKYAELEKSLCETERARGIFELAIAQPALDMPEILWKAYIDFEISEHEFDRTRELYERLLDRTKHLKVWISYAEFEASAIEDSNTDLEEEDMEDYLREQKKQCLQRARRVFEKAVNYFRTSAPELKEERAMLLEKWLNMEAGFGELGDVNSVQAKLPKKLKKRKQLMTEDGPAGYEEYIDYIFPEETQTTNLKILEAAYKWKKQKVSTDDD